One window from the genome of Desulfatirhabdium butyrativorans DSM 18734 encodes:
- a CDS encoding transposase, translating into WGNHFWAKGYCVDTVGLNEEMIRKYIKYQEVQEKRFEQLQLF; encoded by the coding sequence TGGGGTAATCATTTTTGGGCCAAGGGTTATTGTGTGGATACAGTCGGATTAAATGAGGAAATGATCCGAAAGTACATAAAATATCAAGAAGTTCAAGAAAAACGGTTTGAGCAGTTGCAGCTATTTTAG